A window from Gossypium raimondii isolate GPD5lz chromosome 7, ASM2569854v1, whole genome shotgun sequence encodes these proteins:
- the LOC105790826 gene encoding DNA repair protein RAD51 homolog 2 — protein MANKLISEIPLPKSIANVFSARNISTAKDALSLTEFELMELLDVGLTEVRSALSQISEIVAPPYQTALSLMEQRFQNEHLGGHFPTGLKGLDAALCGGIPFGVLTELVGPAGIGKTQFCLKLSLLASLPTNYGGLDGRVIYIDVESKFSSRRLLEIGLRSFPEIFQMKEMAQEMAGRILVLRPTSLAEFTQSLEQIKVLLLQNQVKMLVIDSMAALVSGEHEQGARRQQTLSWHISFIKSLAEFSRIPVVVTNQVRSRNHDDASRYSFQVQSRDGAIETPMQYDSHLVAALGIQWAHAVTTRLVLEAKSGERFIKVAKSPISPPLAFPFHITSSGISLLSDDGKEVMGPEINAIHCQGHNEIINFGMEGLH, from the exons ATGGCGAACAAGCTGATCAGCGAAATCCCACTCCCCAAATCCATCGCCAATGTGTTCTCCGCCCGTAATATTTCTACTGCCAag GACGCTTTATCTTTAACGGAATTTGAGTTAATGGAGTTGTTAGATGTGGGATTAACGGAAGTAAGATCAGCATTATCGCAGATCAGTGAGATCGTTGCTCCACCATATCAAACT GCACTTTCTTTAATGGAACAAAGGTTTCAAAACGAGCACTTGGGAGGTCATTTTCCAACAGGCTTGAAAGGACTGGATGCAGCTTTATGTGGGGGAATTCCTTTTGGGGTTTTAACTGAATTAGTTGGTCCAGCTGGAATTGGCAAAACCCAA TTTTGCTTGAAGCTTTCGCTATTGGCTTCATTGCCTACAAATTATGGAGGCTTGGATGGTAGAGTGATATATATTGATGTTGAATCTAAATTCAGTTCAAGAAG ATTGTTAGAAATTGGATTGAGAAGTTTTCCTGAAATATTTCAGATGAAAGAGATGGCGCAAGAG ATGGCTGGCAGGATCCTTGTTTTGAGGCCAACATCACTTGCAGAGTTTACACAAAG TTTGGAACAAATCAAAGTTTTACTCCTCCAAAACCAAGTGAAGATGCTAGTGATTGATAGCATGGCTGCACTTGTTTCAGG GGAACATGAGCAGGGTGCTCGTAGACAACAAACATTGAGTTGGCATATCTCCTTcattaa GTCGCTAGCTGAATTTTCACGAATTCCAGTTGTAGTGACGAACCAAGTAAGATCTCGAAACCATGACGATGCCTCTCGGTATTCTTTCCAAG TTCAGAGTAGGGATGGAGCTATAGAGACTCCCATGCAATATGATTCTCATCTTGTTGCTGCTCTGGGGATTCAATGGGCCCATGCTGTAACCACTCGTTTAGTGCTTGAAGCTAAATCAG GTGAGAGGTTTATAAAGGTGGCAAAATCTCCCATATCTCCCCCTCTAGCTTTTCCTTTTCACATTACTTCATCAGGTATTTCATTGCTAAGTGATGATGGAAAAGAAGTGATGGGACCTGAGATAAACGCAATTCACTGTCAAG GGCACAATGAAATAATCAATTTTGGAATGGAAGGCTTGCATTGA